GGCATTGATGAAGTTGATCAGGGAAATCCGCGCTTCTGATCCTGCCGGTATAGCTGGCAGGTAGCGGTTGAGTGTGCGCAGGTTAATGGGCTGATAGGCCTTGTTCATGTCGGAAATGAGCTGATCAAATTGTTTGAGCAGCTCCGGTGTAAGCTTGCTGCGGTGGGCATCCCTGAAGGCACGTACCTTCGCCAGGTCCGAAGGCTCCGGTTGACTGTGAATTTTGACCCGGATGTCCATAAAGTCCGTGTATTCGTCTGCAATGATTTTGGAAACGGCCCGGATATTTTGTTTGCGGTTGTCGTCTTTTCCGTGAGGAATATCCCTTACTGCTTGCCTGAAAAGGAAGAATTTTTTATTGATGAAGTCATTCTCCGCCAGACTTTTATCAAAAAAATCTATTCCCCAGGCTTCCTCATCTTCCACCTGAATCGCACCGCGGTAAAACTGTCCTTTGCGTAGAATCCAGCCATTGTCTGCGGCACGCAGGTATTTTTCGAGCTGGTATTGTTTGAGCCGGGAATGGTTATGGGCCTCATCCAGAAATTCGGTGTAGTCGGTATTGGAAAGAATCTGGCCGAGGAAAACATGGTTTTTATTACCCAATGCGATTACCTCTTCCTTATACCTGGCGCGCTGAACGCCTCCGGGATTGTCGGGACAAGGGTCTTTCGGCATGCGGATTTCCCCATCGTTGCAAAACCAGCGAATGTCGCGGTATGGCCCCCGGATATCGGTTTTGTATGCCTGTATCTGCCTGGCTATTTGCTGATTGTCAATGGATTGCGCAGGAGTGAAGAAGGGCACAAGTCCAAGGATCAATAGAAGTGTAAATCGTCTGTTCATGCTAATGGAAATAGGTAACGATCGTTTTAGTTGCGTACTTATATCAACGAAAAAATCCGTGTTTCCGATGGATATTAAACTTCATTTTGTTGTAGCATTTCCGAGAATATACCATTTTTTCTGCTAAGGCTTTCATAATCACCTGCTTCAACGATTTGTCCCCCCTGGATTACAAGGATCCGATCCATATCTTTCAGGGTCGAAAGCCGGTGTGCGATGACAATAGCTGTAATTCCCTGAAATAGTTGGTGAAGGGCTACCTGGATTTTACCTTCTGATTCATTGTCGAGATGGGAAGTCGCTTCATCCAGAAAAAGTATATCGGGATGCCGGTAAATGGCTCTGGCAATGCCCAATCGCTGTTTTTCTCCACCTGACAAGCGGATACCTTTTTCTCCGATCAGGGTATCAAGTCCCAACGCATGCCGGTTGGCAAATTCATCCACCCTGGCAATGCGAATGGCTTCCGCAAAACGCATTTCGCCTTCTTTATCTGGCGTAATACCCAATGTGATATTATCTCTGATGGAGAAATTGAAAAGCTCGGTCTCCTGTAAAACTACGCCTATATGCCGGGTGTATGATGCGCGGCGAATATCTTTAATGGACATATCGTCAAATCCGATAAATCCTTCATAATCTTCGTACAGCCCCTGCATGATTTTGAAAAGTGTGGTTTTCCCTTCACCCGAAGCACCCACAATTCCGATCTTTTCGCCCCGCCGGATCGTGAGGTGAATATTTTCCAGTACCTGCTTTTGTTCATAGCAAAAATTCAGGTCGCGAATGTGAAGTGACTGCCAGTTTATGGGGAAATCTTGCGTTCCGGTTGTTTCAACGACAGGTTCTTCCTTCAGAATTTCGTTGACGCCCATCAGGTCTATCTGCGCCATCATATACTGGTGGTACATGTCTGAAAACCTGGATGCAGCGGATTCTATTTTGCTGAAATAAAAAAATACCTGTGCAATAATCCCAACAGCAAATCTACCCTGTAATACTTCCCAGACAGAAAACCCGATGATTGCCAGGCGGAAAAATTGCTGATGAAGCCCAAGTGCAGCCAATCGGGTGCGGAACAAAAAAATGCGGTGCCTGAGCGCTTCAAGCAGATTTTGGGAATGAACGGCAAGATGCGCGATCATCGATTTTCCCAGACCGATAGTTTTGATGGTTACGATACTATTCAGCACTTCAAACTGCATACTGTAAAAAGTATCTTCCATCCCGTTGACGACTTTTGATTGGTCTTTGGCGAGTTGGGTAAGCCGGGTCGAAAGCCAGTAATGGGTGACAAAAAACAGAATCAGGATTAGGTTGAGCTCCCAGCTCAAGGCAAAAAACACGAAAGTAATGCCGATTAATCCCACCGTACTATCGATCGCGTGATCGACAAACATTCGTATCAGACTATTGAGACTGGTGCCGCCCCTGCTGATTCGTTTGAGTTTGCGACCGCTGGACTGCCCTTCATGCCAGTGAAGATCGAGGTTTACTACATGTTCGATCGTTCTGAGCTGGAGTGCAACGGCAGCTTTTTCAGCAACATTATAGATCAGGTAACGGGCAATCTCCAGGCCGCTGTAATAGCCCAGAGCGGAGAGCGCAATGATGCCCATCAGATTCCATGCAGGAGTAGTTTTTTCCCCAGGATTATAAGTTGAAGCAAAGGAAATAATCTCTCCGATCGCCCAGGGGATAATCAGCCAGAGCGCACTGGCTATAATCGCCAGTATCGTACCTATTGTAAATGCACTCCGGTACTTTCGGATGTACAGCCATACATCCCGAACCAAATCTTTGCCGGAGTAATCTTTCAACTGAGGTATTGATTTATCCATACGTTGTGAAACTCACCGTAAAGCTAGGGGTTTTTCGGTGGATTTTACATCAAAAGCGTCGTGCCGTGTACACGGTTGTTCAGGATATACACACGTATATTCATTCGCAATTGGTCAAATCAAAATTGTTTCTTAGCTTAGATTTATCACTTGCTCTAATCCACCACCATTATGACAGCGCTTAAATCTATTGCTTCTGTTGTTTTGCTCATTCTTACGGCTACCTATATGTTTGCTGGCCCTGTAGCAAAATCTCCCGCCATTGATGCACAGCAAACTTCGGCGAAATCCAGCCTCACGGATATCAGCAATCACTCTGCTGCCGAAATGATTACTTCAGATAAAGTAATTGCTCATAGTGAAAAGGAAAAAACTGCCCCTGCACAGAAATCCGGAACGCAAAAAGCGGGCATGCTGATTTTAATTTTCAGTGTGGCAGGTGTCTTTTTATTTCCTGCGGTAATGGAATTTGTAGCTTCCGAATCTATAAAGAGATCCCTCTTTTCCAGGGGATAAAATCATCCTGACCCAGGCGTACCGCCTGAGGAAGTGCTTCGCCGCTGGCGACCTTGATGATATAATCCAGAATCTCTGCTCCCTTGGTTTCAATGGTATCCTCTCCGGATATAATCGTCCCTGTATTGATATCGATGATATCGGGCATCCGGTTGTACAACATGGTATTGGATGCTACTTTTATGACGGGTGCAATCGGGTTGCCGGTCGGCGTGCCAAGACCTGTGGTAAACAGGGTAATATTCGCGCCTGAACCTGTCAGGGCAGTGGTCGATTCTACATCATTGCCTGGAGTGCAAAGTAGATTTAAGCCTGGTTTTGTTACCTGCTCTGTATAATCGAGTACATCTGTAACGGGTGAAGTTCCTCCCTTTTTTGCCGCTCCCGCTGATTTGATCGCGTCTGTAATCAACCCATCTCGGATATTGCCGGGAGAGGGGTTCATGTCAAAACCCGAACCTACGGCTTCTGCTGCAGCATTATATCTCCGCATCAGGTGAATAAATTTTTCTGCGGTTGCTTCATCCACACAGCGATCGGAAAGTTCCTGCTCTACTCCACAAAGTTCGGGAAACTCTGACAAAACCGCCGTTCCTCCCAAAGCTACAATCAGATCTGCCGTATGGCCGATGGCCGGATTTGCAGAAATACCGGAAAAACCATCGGAACCTCCGCATTCCAGGCCAATGACGAGTTTGCTCAGCGGTGCAGGTGCGCGACGGAGTTCATTTGCCTTTGTTAGTCCTACGAAGGTTTGTTTCAGTGCCTGGCTGATCAGGCTTTCTTCGGAGCGGCTTTTCTGCTGTTCGTAGATATAAAGGGGTTTGTCAAATGCGGGAGAAATTTTGGCAATCGCTGCTTCAAGGTCTTTGACCTGTGCATTCTGACAGCCAAGACTGAGTATGGTTGCCCCTGCGACGTTGGGATGGGTGATATATCCTGCGAGCAGTGCGCACAGTGCCTGAGAGTCCTGACGTGTTCCGCCACATCCGCCTTCGTGGGTGAGGAATTTGATTCCGTCTACATTCGGGAAAAAACGATTCGCCCGTGACTGCTCGGGGGAAAGATGAATATTGGCCTCCAGCATTGCTTCAGCTGAAGCTCCGCTCTCATACATACGTTTGAGCGATTTTACATCGAGGTTGTAATCTTTTTTTGCACCATAACCGAGTTCGTCCACCAACATTTCTTTGAGCACCTGCACATTGCGGTTTTCACAAAAGACCATTGGAATCACGAGCCAATAGTTGGCAGTGCCTACTTTTCCGTCGCTCCGGTGGTAGCCCATAAATGTCGCATTCTGCCAACGGGTTACGTCGGGTACGTGCCATTCGGTGCGCCGTTTGCCGAGTTTGTATTCACTGGAGGAATGTTTGACATTTTCTGTGGAAAGCAGGCCTCCCGCAGGAATCGGCATCACAGCCTTTCCTACAAGAACCCCATACATATAGATCGGGTCTCCGACATTAAAATCCTTTGCAGCAAATTTGTGTTTTACCTGAATTTTTTCCCGTATGACAAAACTTTCTGCCATATAGGTTACTTTTTCCCCTTCGGATAAATCTGCCAGTGCAACGATAACGTTGTCGGCGGGATGGACTTTCAGCACGCGGTTATTCATATCACAAATTTATTTGAAAATATACATCTGAAAAAAAGAATTATTTTCACTCTATGAAAGTTTATGAGGAAGTTATCGCCGCAGAAAATCGTATCCGTCCCTGGATACTCAATACGCATGTGGAGTTTTCTCCATGGCTGAGTCAAATGACCGGAGCCAATGTCTGGCTGAAAACGGAGCATATGCAGATTACCGGTTCCTTCAAACTTCGGGGCGCTGCAAATAAAATTTTGTCTCTGTCCCCGGAGGAAAAAGAACGGGGCGTAATTACGGCTTCGACCGGCAACCATGGTTCTGCCCTCGCTTATATAGCTGCAAAGACGGGTTGTAAAGCGACGATTTATCTTCCCGAAAATGCCGCGCCCACCAAAGTCGAAATGATGAAACTCTACCATGCCGAACTGGCGTTTTGGGGGGAAGACTCTGTGGAAACCGAAAACCACGCCAGAGCTATGGCTGCGGCGATTGATGTACCTTTTGTTTCGCCGTACAACGATCCGCAGATCATCGGGGGGCAGGGCACGATTGGGCTGGAATTATTTCAACAGGTTCCCGATATGGATGCGGTGCTTGTGCCGGTCGGTGGGGGAGGACTGATTGCGGGAATTGCCGGATATTTGAAAACGGTTTCGCCCAATACAGAAATCATCGGCTGTCAGCCTGAAAACTCCGCCGTGATGTATGAATCCGTTAAAGCCGGAGAAATTTTGGATATACCTTCTCTGCCCACCTTATCAGACGGTACGGCAGGCGGATTGGAGGCGGGCAGCATTACTTTTGATTTGTGCCGGCAATATGTTGACGATTACCAGTTGGTTTCGGAGGAGGAAATAGCCCATGGTTTGCGGTTGCTTCTCGAAAAACATTATATGATGGTAGAGGGAGCCGCCGCACTTTCTGTTGCCTCTTTGCTTCAGCAGCCTGACCGCTATAAGGGCAAAACCGTTGTATTAATTCTTTGTGGCAGGAAAATGGGCCTCAATACTCTTCGGAAAATATTGGAAATGGTTTAGTTTGTTTCAACGACAAATAGCCCGGCTTTTCCGGAAGGATATTTCGCAGAATATAGAATTTTGGAGCCATCTGGTGCCCACTCAAGCCCGAAGGGTTCCGGCTTTGTCAGTGAACGGTCAGTGAGTTGGCGAAGGCTGCCGTCGGTCATGTTCATGATCCAGATGGTCGGGCTGCCGGTGCGGTCACTGATGAATGCGAGTTTTTGTCTGTCGGGGGAATAAGCCGGGCTGTAATCATTCCATTGAGATGGTAGTACAAGGACTTCCGCCCCGCCTGATGATGAAATGCGGAATAACTGCCGGAGATAACCTTCGGGTCTGCTGTAGGTAAGTTCATCGGCTCCCGGTCCCCATGCAGGTCGTCCGGGATACTGGTCTTCGATTTCTGCGAAAAAACTTCCCAACACCTCGTGATTGACGATTTTTGTAGGGTTGTAGGCGGAATTGTACCCTGCGGGTATTTTCCATATCTGATAGACAGCACTTCCGAGGCGGTTGGACAAAAAGGCAATCCATTGGTTGTCAGGCGACCAGACCGGGAGAAGGTCGGATGAATCGCCCTGGGTAATTGTTGCAACAGTTTGTGAAGT
The DNA window shown above is from Bacteroidia bacterium and carries:
- a CDS encoding ABC transporter ATP-binding protein, coding for MDKSIPQLKDYSGKDLVRDVWLYIRKYRSAFTIGTILAIIASALWLIIPWAIGEIISFASTYNPGEKTTPAWNLMGIIALSALGYYSGLEIARYLIYNVAEKAAVALQLRTIEHVVNLDLHWHEGQSSGRKLKRISRGGTSLNSLIRMFVDHAIDSTVGLIGITFVFFALSWELNLILILFFVTHYWLSTRLTQLAKDQSKVVNGMEDTFYSMQFEVLNSIVTIKTIGLGKSMIAHLAVHSQNLLEALRHRIFLFRTRLAALGLHQQFFRLAIIGFSVWEVLQGRFAVGIIAQVFFYFSKIESAASRFSDMYHQYMMAQIDLMGVNEILKEEPVVETTGTQDFPINWQSLHIRDLNFCYEQKQVLENIHLTIRRGEKIGIVGASGEGKTTLFKIMQGLYEDYEGFIGFDDMSIKDIRRASYTRHIGVVLQETELFNFSIRDNITLGITPDKEGEMRFAEAIRIARVDEFANRHALGLDTLIGEKGIRLSGGEKQRLGIARAIYRHPDILFLDEATSHLDNESEGKIQVALHQLFQGITAIVIAHRLSTLKDMDRILVIQGGQIVEAGDYESLSRKNGIFSEMLQQNEV
- a CDS encoding threonine/serine dehydratase, which produces MKVYEEVIAAENRIRPWILNTHVEFSPWLSQMTGANVWLKTEHMQITGSFKLRGAANKILSLSPEEKERGVITASTGNHGSALAYIAAKTGCKATIYLPENAAPTKVEMMKLYHAELAFWGEDSVETENHARAMAAAIDVPFVSPYNDPQIIGGQGTIGLELFQQVPDMDAVLVPVGGGGLIAGIAGYLKTVSPNTEIIGCQPENSAVMYESVKAGEILDIPSLPTLSDGTAGGLEAGSITFDLCRQYVDDYQLVSEEEIAHGLRLLLEKHYMMVEGAAALSVASLLQQPDRYKGKTVVLILCGRKMGLNTLRKILEMV
- a CDS encoding altronate dehydratase family protein, with the protein product MNNRVLKVHPADNVIVALADLSEGEKVTYMAESFVIREKIQVKHKFAAKDFNVGDPIYMYGVLVGKAVMPIPAGGLLSTENVKHSSSEYKLGKRRTEWHVPDVTRWQNATFMGYHRSDGKVGTANYWLVIPMVFCENRNVQVLKEMLVDELGYGAKKDYNLDVKSLKRMYESGASAEAMLEANIHLSPEQSRANRFFPNVDGIKFLTHEGGCGGTRQDSQALCALLAGYITHPNVAGATILSLGCQNAQVKDLEAAIAKISPAFDKPLYIYEQQKSRSEESLISQALKQTFVGLTKANELRRAPAPLSKLVIGLECGGSDGFSGISANPAIGHTADLIVALGGTAVLSEFPELCGVEQELSDRCVDEATAEKFIHLMRRYNAAAEAVGSGFDMNPSPGNIRDGLITDAIKSAGAAKKGGTSPVTDVLDYTEQVTKPGLNLLCTPGNDVESTTALTGSGANITLFTTGLGTPTGNPIAPVIKVASNTMLYNRMPDIIDINTGTIISGEDTIETKGAEILDYIIKVASGEALPQAVRLGQDDFIPWKRGISL